The Candidatus Zixiibacteriota bacterium genomic interval CCCTTTTTAGCCTTCATCGCCCCTAATCTCTGTTCGAATTTATTCAAAGGGGTGATCTTGTCATCCACGAAGATGCCTTTTTCCTTGGTTATGGTAACAACGATCCCTTCTCCTAAGTCCTTTTCTGAGGCAACGGTCTTTGGCAGGTTGATGTCTATACCGCTCTGAAGCATCGGAGCAGTAATCATGAAAATAATCAGAAGAACTAAGACCACGTCCACTAAGTTGGTTACATTGATGTCAGAGAGTGCACCGTACTGCCTTTTTCTCATAAAATCCCTTCTTTCTTGGCAGTGGTAAGGAATTCCAGGGAGAAATTGTCTATGTCTGTTGCGACGAACTTGAGACGGTTATTGAAATAGTTATACCCGATAACCGCAGGGATAGCCACTGCCAGTCCAAAGATGGTCGCAATTAAAGCTTGGGCTATTCCCGGGGCAACTACCGCTAAGCTGGCTGTCCCTCTAACCCCTATGCTGGCAAATGAATCCATAATGCCCCACACTGTTCCCAAAAGCCCGAAAAAGGGGCTGATATTCCCAGTGGTAGCTAAGAAGACCACATTTCTTTCCAGCCGGCTTATCTCCTCTGCTCCCACCCGGTCCAGAGTCATCTTGACTACCTCTGCTCTTTTCTCCAACGGGATTACTTCATCTTTTTTAGAGAATTGCTCTATCTCCTTGAACCCTGCCACCAGCATGTTGTGCAGAGGAGTTCTGTGCAACAGCCCACAGGCAAGATAAGCTTCTGACAGGCCCTTGCTTTTCCTGAAGGTGGCAAAAAACTTTCTGGTCTCCTTTTCCACCTTTCTGAAAACCCTGAGCTTATTTATCATTATGGCCCAGGAGATAATGGAGAAGATCAAAAGTATAAACAGGATTACCTGGGCAAAAACACCCGACTCCAGGACCATCCGGATTATGTTACCCCTGAAAGCGGCTGGATCAGGAGCCAGCAGCAAAAAAATCAGAAAGTGCATCGATTTCCTTTCTTGAGAAATTAAGAATTT includes:
- a CDS encoding biopolymer transporter ExbD — encoded protein: MRKRQYGALSDINVTNLVDVVLVLLIIFMITAPMLQSGIDINLPKTVASEKDLGEGIVVTITKEKGIFVDDKITPLNKFEQRLGAMKAKKGGKAVYLRADSGVPYGFVVEVMGKIKNMGISDLGLVIEPTGKK
- a CDS encoding MotA/TolQ/ExbB proton channel family protein encodes the protein MHFLIFLLLAPDPAAFRGNIIRMVLESGVFAQVILFILLIFSIISWAIMINKLRVFRKVEKETRKFFATFRKSKGLSEAYLACGLLHRTPLHNMLVAGFKEIEQFSKKDEVIPLEKRAEVVKMTLDRVGAEEISRLERNVVFLATTGNISPFFGLLGTVWGIMDSFASIGVRGTASLAVVAPGIAQALIATIFGLAVAIPAVIGYNYFNNRLKFVATDIDNFSLEFLTTAKKEGIL